One segment of Panicum virgatum strain AP13 chromosome 3K, P.virgatum_v5, whole genome shotgun sequence DNA contains the following:
- the LOC120698159 gene encoding lipoyl synthase 2, chloroplastic-like: protein MQSSFAARPPPPLVRARPASLSRCPRRRSAAVVRCQVEGEATAKSVCWAPPGPYTGRDPEVKKPAWLRQRAAQGEKYARLRESLGELKLNTVCVEAQCPNIGECWNGGGGAGGEGDGIATATIMLLGDTSTRGCRFCAVKTSNKPPAPDALEPLKTAMAVASWGVDYVVLTSVDRDDLPDGGSGHFAQTVRSLKELKPGILVECLTSDFRGDLDAVSSLANSGLDVYAHNIETVKSLQRIVRDPRAGYDQSLAVLKHAKISKAGMVT from the exons cctcccttggTTCGCGCGCGCCCCGCTAGTCTGAGCCGCTGTCCTCGGCGCaggtcggcggcggtggtgcggtgCCAGGTCGAAGGGGAAGCGACGGCGAAGTCGGTGTGTTGGGCGCCTCCGGGGCCGTACACGGGGCGGGACCCCGAGGTGAAGAAGCCGGCGTGGctgcggcagcgggcggcgcagggggagAAGTACGCGAGGCTGAGGGAGTCGCTCGGCGAGCTCAAGCTCAACACCGTCTGCGTCGAGGCCCAGTGCCCCAACATCGGAGAG TGCTGGAATGGAGGCGGCGGGGCTGGCGGGGAAGGGGACGGCATCGCGACCGCGACGATCATGCTCCTAGGTGATACCTCTACCCGGGGTTGTCGATTCTGCGCCGTGAAAACTAGCAACAAGCCTCCAGCGCCGGACGCCCTGGAGCCTCTGAAGACAGCCATGGCAGTCGCGAGTTGGGG AGTAGACTATGTTGTGCTGACAAGTGTTGATAGGGATGACCTTCCTGATGGTGGAAGTggccattttgctcaaacagTCAGATCTCTCAAG gaGTTGAAACCTGGGATTTTGGTGGAGTGCCTGACTTCAGATTTTCGAGGTGACCTGGATGCTGTTTCATCATTAGCAAACTCTGGTCTAGATGTATATGCACATAACATCGAAACAGTGAAGAGTCTGCAGAGAATAGTTAGGGATCCCCGAGCAGG ATATGATCAGAGTTTAGCTGTTCTGAAACATGCTAAGATTAGCAAGGCGGGCATGGTAACATAG
- the LOC120698161 gene encoding putative rRNA methylase YtqB isoform X2 — MPPPPLRPHLLLIRSQTLTPLLRRRPSCDAALRRPRQFLSARASGAQLAAMGVAATQQPELGADDAVVGFLTGRRKATEVAHAVWRSIVRKGDTVVDATCGNGNDTLALLKMVADEKGQGRVYGMDIQDSAIESTSTFLKMAVDDDHQGELVKLFPICHSRMEEIVPKDAPVRLVAFNLGYLPGGDKTLITVPKTTELALKAASRILSSGGLISVLVYIGHPGGRDELNVVESFASSLPINSWVSCKLQMVNRPIAPVLILLNKK; from the exons atgccgccgccgccgctgcgccctcacctcctcctcatccGCTCCCAAACCCTAACTCCTCTCCTCCGGCGAAGGCCCAGCTGCGACGCGGCCCTTCGCCGGCCCAGGCAGTTCCTCTCCGCGCGCGCCTCCGGCGCACAGCTCGCCGCTATGGGCGTCGCCGCAACGCAGCAACCTGAACTTG GGGCGGACGATGCGGTGGTGGGCTTTCTCACCGGCAGGAGGAAGGCCACCGAGGTAGCCCACGC GGTGTGGAGAAGTATTGTTCGGAAAGGGGATACGGTGGTTGATGCCACATGCGGGAATGGCAACGACACGCTTGCTTTGCTTAAGATGGTGGCTGATGAAAAAGGGCAAGGACGCGTGTATGGAATGGACATTCAAGATTCCGCGATAGAGAGCACTTCCACTTTTCTGAAAATGGCCGTGGATGATGACCACCAG GGGGAACTAGTTAAGCTATTTCCAATATGTCATAGTAGAATGGAGGAAATTGTTCCCAAAGATGCTCCTGTCAG GCTCGTAGCTTTCAACTTGGGCTACCTTCCAGGAGGAGATAAAACACTAATCACAGTACCTAAGACAACTGAGCTAGCATTGAAAGCTGCCAGCAGAATTCTTAGTTCTGGGGGACTCATAAGTGTTCTCGTCTACATTGGGCATCCTGGTGGAAG GGATGAACTCAATGTTGTTGAATCATTTGCATCAAGCCTTCCAATTAATTCCTGGGTGAGCtgcaaacttcaaatggtcAATCGGCCAATTGCTCCAGTGCTCATTCTTCTGAACAAGAAATGA
- the LOC120698161 gene encoding putative rRNA methylase YtqB isoform X1, which produces MNSAISSFSRAQTHLAILQSSRACFQESSAPQIAQMLLGAIFLWCKRSPDGSVCRASLHRNTLILDGTRTCQRADDAVVGFLTGRRKATEVAHAVWRSIVRKGDTVVDATCGNGNDTLALLKMVADEKGQGRVYGMDIQDSAIESTSTFLKMAVDDDHQGELVKLFPICHSRMEEIVPKDAPVRLVAFNLGYLPGGDKTLITVPKTTELALKAASRILSSGGLISVLVYIGHPGGRDELNVVESFASSLPINSWVSCKLQMVNRPIAPVLILLNKK; this is translated from the exons ATGAACTCTGCAATATCTTCTTTTTCCAGGGCCCAAACACACCTAGCCATATTGCAGTCCAGCAGAGCATGCTTCCAGGAATCCTCGGCTCCACAAATCGCACAGATGTTGCTTGGTGCCATTTTCCTGTGGTGCAAGAGATCTCCCGACGGTAGTGTTTGCCGAGCTAGCCTCCACAGGAACACTCTGATCTTGGACGGAACCCGAACATGCCAAA GGGCGGACGATGCGGTGGTGGGCTTTCTCACCGGCAGGAGGAAGGCCACCGAGGTAGCCCACGC GGTGTGGAGAAGTATTGTTCGGAAAGGGGATACGGTGGTTGATGCCACATGCGGGAATGGCAACGACACGCTTGCTTTGCTTAAGATGGTGGCTGATGAAAAAGGGCAAGGACGCGTGTATGGAATGGACATTCAAGATTCCGCGATAGAGAGCACTTCCACTTTTCTGAAAATGGCCGTGGATGATGACCACCAG GGGGAACTAGTTAAGCTATTTCCAATATGTCATAGTAGAATGGAGGAAATTGTTCCCAAAGATGCTCCTGTCAG GCTCGTAGCTTTCAACTTGGGCTACCTTCCAGGAGGAGATAAAACACTAATCACAGTACCTAAGACAACTGAGCTAGCATTGAAAGCTGCCAGCAGAATTCTTAGTTCTGGGGGACTCATAAGTGTTCTCGTCTACATTGGGCATCCTGGTGGAAG GGATGAACTCAATGTTGTTGAATCATTTGCATCAAGCCTTCCAATTAATTCCTGGGTGAGCtgcaaacttcaaatggtcAATCGGCCAATTGCTCCAGTGCTCATTCTTCTGAACAAGAAATGA
- the LOC120698161 gene encoding uncharacterized protein LOC120698161 isoform X4 translates to MNSAISSFSRAQTHLAILQSSRACFQESSAPQIAQMLLGAIFLWCKRSPDGSVCRASLHRNTLILDGTRTCQRADDAVVGFLTGRRKATEVAHAVWRSIVRKGDTVVDATCGNGNDTLALLKMVADEKGQGRVYGMDIQDSAIESTSTFLKMAVDDDHQGELVKLFPICHSRMEEIVPKDAPVRDELNVVESFASSLPINSWVSCKLQMVNRPIAPVLILLNKK, encoded by the exons ATGAACTCTGCAATATCTTCTTTTTCCAGGGCCCAAACACACCTAGCCATATTGCAGTCCAGCAGAGCATGCTTCCAGGAATCCTCGGCTCCACAAATCGCACAGATGTTGCTTGGTGCCATTTTCCTGTGGTGCAAGAGATCTCCCGACGGTAGTGTTTGCCGAGCTAGCCTCCACAGGAACACTCTGATCTTGGACGGAACCCGAACATGCCAAA GGGCGGACGATGCGGTGGTGGGCTTTCTCACCGGCAGGAGGAAGGCCACCGAGGTAGCCCACGC GGTGTGGAGAAGTATTGTTCGGAAAGGGGATACGGTGGTTGATGCCACATGCGGGAATGGCAACGACACGCTTGCTTTGCTTAAGATGGTGGCTGATGAAAAAGGGCAAGGACGCGTGTATGGAATGGACATTCAAGATTCCGCGATAGAGAGCACTTCCACTTTTCTGAAAATGGCCGTGGATGATGACCACCAG GGGGAACTAGTTAAGCTATTTCCAATATGTCATAGTAGAATGGAGGAAATTGTTCCCAAAGATGCTCCTGTCAG GGATGAACTCAATGTTGTTGAATCATTTGCATCAAGCCTTCCAATTAATTCCTGGGTGAGCtgcaaacttcaaatggtcAATCGGCCAATTGCTCCAGTGCTCATTCTTCTGAACAAGAAATGA
- the LOC120698161 gene encoding putative rRNA methylase YtqB isoform X3, producing the protein MLLGAIFLWCKRSPDGSVCRASLHRNTLILDGTRTCQRADDAVVGFLTGRRKATEVAHAVWRSIVRKGDTVVDATCGNGNDTLALLKMVADEKGQGRVYGMDIQDSAIESTSTFLKMAVDDDHQGELVKLFPICHSRMEEIVPKDAPVRLVAFNLGYLPGGDKTLITVPKTTELALKAASRILSSGGLISVLVYIGHPGGRDELNVVESFASSLPINSWVSCKLQMVNRPIAPVLILLNKK; encoded by the exons ATGTTGCTTGGTGCCATTTTCCTGTGGTGCAAGAGATCTCCCGACGGTAGTGTTTGCCGAGCTAGCCTCCACAGGAACACTCTGATCTTGGACGGAACCCGAACATGCCAAA GGGCGGACGATGCGGTGGTGGGCTTTCTCACCGGCAGGAGGAAGGCCACCGAGGTAGCCCACGC GGTGTGGAGAAGTATTGTTCGGAAAGGGGATACGGTGGTTGATGCCACATGCGGGAATGGCAACGACACGCTTGCTTTGCTTAAGATGGTGGCTGATGAAAAAGGGCAAGGACGCGTGTATGGAATGGACATTCAAGATTCCGCGATAGAGAGCACTTCCACTTTTCTGAAAATGGCCGTGGATGATGACCACCAG GGGGAACTAGTTAAGCTATTTCCAATATGTCATAGTAGAATGGAGGAAATTGTTCCCAAAGATGCTCCTGTCAG GCTCGTAGCTTTCAACTTGGGCTACCTTCCAGGAGGAGATAAAACACTAATCACAGTACCTAAGACAACTGAGCTAGCATTGAAAGCTGCCAGCAGAATTCTTAGTTCTGGGGGACTCATAAGTGTTCTCGTCTACATTGGGCATCCTGGTGGAAG GGATGAACTCAATGTTGTTGAATCATTTGCATCAAGCCTTCCAATTAATTCCTGGGTGAGCtgcaaacttcaaatggtcAATCGGCCAATTGCTCCAGTGCTCATTCTTCTGAACAAGAAATGA